In Blastococcus saxobsidens DD2, the genomic stretch GTGGTTGGCGGTGCCGCGGCCGCGGTTGAGCACCAGCGCCAGCTCTCCGGCGAAGAACTCACTGACCCCCGCCGGATCGTGTCCGGCCACCCACCCGGGTCTGCGCGCCCCGCGAGTACCGGCCGGCGGATCGTGCTCATCCGAGGTCAGCTCAGCCAGCCGAAGGATCAGCTCCGCCTCATAGGCGGCAGCCATCGCCTGCCGGCGCTGGTGCTGGGCGAGCTCCGCGGCGGCCTGCTCCCTCGACAGCAACGCCACCGGCAGCCGCGACGGGGCGATCGGCTGGTCAAGCGACCAGTCGATCAGCACGCCCTCGACGGTCGAGGAGCCGGACATCCGGGACACACCGACAAGCTACGGCCAGCCTACGACACTTTTCCGCCCCGGCCGGACCTTCGCAGGACGCACGGGCAGCTCGGCGGCCCGTACTCGGCGCCAGAAGGACCTCCCTGCCCCCACGGCTCGCACGCTCGCGCCGGGCTCCTCAGGGGTAGGTGCTCCAGCCGCGGCGGCGGAGGATCCCTCGACGGGGCTCGGTGAACAGGTCGTCGGCCATCGGTTCGTCGACCGCCTCGATCCGCAGCTCGTGACCCCGCCCCGCGACGTCGCCGCCGAGCGCCTCCGTCAGCACACAGACACCGGTCTGCACGTCCAGCCGCACCCGGAAGGCGTCGGGGTACGCATCGAGCAGGTGCCGGCCGCCGGCGCCGAACTCGGCCAGGTCGACGACCCGCGTGCGCAGCAGGGGGCAGCAGCCGCAGCGCGGCTCGTAGGCGTCGGTCGGCCGGACGAAGGCCTCCCACGTCGGCCGCCCGGCGTGCTCGACCTCCGCCACGGACTCCAGCTCCAGCGCGGGCACCAGCACCTCGGTGTCCGGATCGCGTCCGTCGCCCAGCTCCACCGGGTCGAGCATCGCCACCCAGTGGTAGTCCTGGTGCATCGGGTCGTCGAGAGAGTGGTCCCACGCGCGACGCCGCTCCGCCACCAGTCCGTCCGGCCGGCATCCTGGCTCCGGTACCGCATCCCTCTGCGGCTCCCGGACCACCTGCAGCAGCGCGCCGTCGATCGTCTCCACCCGCAGCACGTCCGGCCGACGCAGCCACGCCCGCAGCCGGCCGGTCTTCCAGGGATCGCCGGGCCAGCGCACCGTGCAGCGCAGCGTGTTCCACCGCCACGGCGAGGAACGCGCGAGGGCGGCGAAGGCGTCGGGAGACGGGGTGGGCACGCGGCGAGTGTGCGCGGATCGCGGCGTGGCCGTCGAGGCGATTCGGCGACAGGCCGACGTGTCGACTCGTCGAGATGCGGCGCATGCCGGTCTCCGGGGCCACCGAGAGCGGCTTCCGGCGCATCTCGGGGGCGTGCGATCTAGCTAGACCTCGACGTAGCCGCCGCTGCGCCAGTAGACGCCCGAGTCCCGGCTGAGCAGGCCCTCGTCGACCAGGTAGCGGCGGAGCGCGGCGACGTCGGGGTGCCAGACGGCCAGCAGCGCGTTGACCTCCCGCTCGGGGTACCGGACACCGGGATCGAACACCCGCACCAGGTGGTCGAGGACGACCAGCCGCTTGCTGCGCTGCGACGGGATCGAGGTGAGCCGGCCGTCCCGGACGAAGGCCGACAAGACCGCGTCGGCCGCCGGGTCGTCGGACAGCGGCTCCGGTGCCGGAGCGGCCTCGGCGGCGGCGCGGGCAGCGGCGCCGAACCGCTCGGTGTGCAGCACGAGCAGGCGCCCGTCCCGGTGCACCAGGCCGGCCCGGGCCAGCCGCCGGGCGGCGAGCGCGACCTCCTTCAGCGACAGGCCGGAGGCGTCGGCGACCTGCTCGATGGTGCCCGCGCCCAGCGCCAGGGCCGCCACCACCTTCAGTCGCACCGGGTCGGCCAGCAGCCCCACGATCGTCGCTGCCTCCACGCAGCCGACGGTAATCGGTGCGTCGACGGGGCGGGGCCGGGTAGGGACCGGGCATGGTCAGCCCCATCGACATCCAGAAGGCCCTGTCCGGCATCGACTACCCGGCGAGCAAGGACGACATCGTCGCGCACGCCGAGCAGCACGGCGGCGACGACCAGGTGCTCGCGGCGCTCCGAGGCATCGAGGACCGGGAGTACGAGGGCCCCAGCGGCGTCAGTTCCGCGGTCTTCGAGTGACCGCCCGCTAGGTTCGGTGCCCATGACGTCGGGTCGGGGCTACTCAGAGGACATGCGGCTGGCACACGTGCTGGCCGACCAGGCCGACTCGATCAGCCTGGACCGCTTCAAGGCCCAGGACCTCACCGTCGAGACCAAGCCGGATCTGACGCCGGTGACCGACGCCGACCGCGCGGTCGAGGAGCAGCTGCGGATCACCCTCGGCCGGGCCCGCACGCGCGACGCGGTGCTGGGCGAGGAGTTCGGCACCACCGGCCACGGATCCCGCCGCTGGGTGCTCGACCCGATCGACGGCACGAAGAACTTCGTCCGGGGCGTCCCGGTGTGGGCCACGCTCATCGCGCTGTTCGACGGGGACGAGCCGGTGGTCGGGCTGGTCTCCGCGCCGGCCCTGAACCGCCGTTGGTGGGCGGCCAAGGACGTCGGCGCCTGGACCGGGCGCCGGCTGGAGTCGGCCACCCGCTGCCACGTCTCGGAGGTCGCGCGCCTCGAGGACGCCAGCCTCAGCTACTCCAGCCTCTCCGGATGGGAGCAGCGCGGCGGGCTCGACGGGTTCCTCGACCTGACCCGTTCGGTCTGGCGCACCCGCGCCTACGGCGACTTCTGGAGCTACGTGCTGCTCGCCGAGGGCGCGGTGGACATCGCCTGCGAACCCGAGGTGTCGCTGTGGGACCTCGCGGCACTGGACGTGATCGTGCGGGAGGCCGGTGGCCGGTTCACCGACGTCACCGGGGCGCCCGGTCCGGCCGGCGGGAGTGCGCTGGCCAGCAACGGGAAGCTGCACGACGCCGCCCTGGAGCGGCTGGGGCTGCCCGAGACGGTCCACCCGCTGACCTCCGCCCCGCCGGTCCCGCCGTCCTGATCAGGTCCGGGACGGCTCCACCGCTACCCGGCCTCCGCCTCGGCGACCAGGCCGCCGCCGGCGTCCAGCGCGACGACCTCCAGGCCGCTGGTCCCCAGGTCCGCGCCGAGGAACAGGCCGTTCACCGGCGGCCCCGCACCGGCCCGCGCGCGGCTGCGTTCACCGGGCCCGCTCCGGGCTGTCGCCGTAGGCGTAGCCGGCGTCGACGTAACGTCCTCCTGCCGCGGCCCCCGGTGGCGCGATGACGTCCAGCCGGGCGAGGTCGTCGGCGGAGAGCTCCATGCCCGCCGCGCCGACGTTCTCCTCCAGGTAGCTCCGCCGCTTGGTGCCGGGGATCGGGACGACGTCGTCGCCCTGCGCCAGCACCCACGCCAGCGCTAGCTGGCCGGGCGTTCCCCCCTTCTCCGTCGCCAGCGCGCGGACGGCCTCCACCAGGCGCAGGTTGGCCGCGAAGGCCGCGCCGGTGAACCGCGGATGGTTGCGGCGCCAGTCGCCGTCGCCGAAGTCGGCCGGGCTGGTGATCGCCCCGGTGAGGAACCCACGGCCCAGCGGGCTGAACGGCACGATGCCGATGCCGTGCTCCCGGGCGACGCCGAGGACCTCACCCTCGATGTCCCTGGTCCACAGCGACCACTCGCTCTGCAACGCGGCGATCGGGTGCACCGCCACCGCTCGCCGGATCGAGGCGGCGCTGGCCTCGGAGAGCCCGAGGTGGCGCACCTTCCCCTGCTGCACGAGCTCGGCCATGGCGCCCACGGTGTCCTCGATCGGGATCCGGGGATCGACGCGGTGCTGGTAGTAGAGGTCGATGACGTCGGCGCCCAGCCGGCGCAGGCTCGCCTCGGCGCAGGCGCGCACGTTCTCCGGCCGGCCGTCGATCGTCATGCCCCCGTCCGCGGTGCGGGCGAGGGAGAACTTGGTGGCCAGCTGCACCTCGTCCCGGCGGCCGGCGATCGCCTCGCCGACGAGCTCCTCGTTGTGGCCGCTGCCGTAGACGTCGGAGGTGTCCAGGAAGGTGACG encodes the following:
- a CDS encoding DUF2087 domain-containing protein → MEAATIVGLLADPVRLKVVAALALGAGTIEQVADASGLSLKEVALAARRLARAGLVHRDGRLLVLHTERFGAAARAAAEAAPAPEPLSDDPAADAVLSAFVRDGRLTSIPSQRSKRLVVLDHLVRVFDPGVRYPEREVNALLAVWHPDVAALRRYLVDEGLLSRDSGVYWRSGGYVEV
- a CDS encoding DUF2795 domain-containing protein, giving the protein MVSPIDIQKALSGIDYPASKDDIVAHAEQHGGDDQVLAALRGIEDREYEGPSGVSSAVFE
- the hisN gene encoding histidinol-phosphatase, with the protein product MRLAHVLADQADSISLDRFKAQDLTVETKPDLTPVTDADRAVEEQLRITLGRARTRDAVLGEEFGTTGHGSRRWVLDPIDGTKNFVRGVPVWATLIALFDGDEPVVGLVSAPALNRRWWAAKDVGAWTGRRLESATRCHVSEVARLEDASLSYSSLSGWEQRGGLDGFLDLTRSVWRTRAYGDFWSYVLLAEGAVDIACEPEVSLWDLAALDVIVREAGGRFTDVTGAPGPAGGSALASNGKLHDAALERLGLPETVHPLTSAPPVPPS
- a CDS encoding aldo/keto reductase, coding for MPASLPPVGTRTLGRTGPTVSSLGLGCMGMSQMYGPADRTESIATVHRALDLGVTFLDTSDVYGSGHNEELVGEAIAGRRDEVQLATKFSLARTADGGMTIDGRPENVRACAEASLRRLGADVIDLYYQHRVDPRIPIEDTVGAMAELVQQGKVRHLGLSEASAASIRRAVAVHPIAALQSEWSLWTRDIEGEVLGVAREHGIGIVPFSPLGRGFLTGAITSPADFGDGDWRRNHPRFTGAAFAANLRLVEAVRALATEKGGTPGQLALAWVLAQGDDVVPIPGTKRRSYLEENVGAAGMELSADDLARLDVIAPPGAAAGGRYVDAGYAYGDSPERAR